A region of Solibacillus isronensis DNA encodes the following proteins:
- a CDS encoding 2-isopropylmalate synthase, protein MRKIDIFDTTLRDGEQSAGINLNTAEKVEIAKQLERLGVTIIEAGFPASSPGDLEAVSLIAKTVKNSIVTGLARAVKSDIDAVWEAIRHAEQPHVHTFIATSPIHMEYKLKKNPDEVIEQAVTAVKYAKEKFSLVEFSAEDGFRSDKEFLVRICQEVIKAGATTINIPDTVGYASPEEYGALFRYLRENVIGAEKIKFSAHCHDDLGMAVANSLAAIENGADQVECTINGLGERAGNAALEEIGVALHIRKDFYGVETGLNLKEIKRTSQMVSRLTNVVIQPNKAVVGKNAFAHESGIHQDGVLKNPETYEIISPALIGEDDIPLVLGKHSGRAAFRDRAETMGFQLSDEKLNKAFAEFKKLADRKKEVTEEDLTTILTEQQVSIEDVPLFELKSVQVQYGTENIPTATASVMTPDGELKTIASTGSGSVEAIFNTLEQLVGGKVNILDYRVQSVGKGRDALGEAVINLKYNGYTSTGRDSAQDVLEASAKAYLNAVNRQLIQQQVRDKQEVTV, encoded by the coding sequence ATGAGAAAAATTGACATTTTTGATACAACATTGCGCGATGGAGAACAATCGGCTGGTATTAACTTAAATACAGCAGAGAAAGTAGAAATCGCAAAACAACTAGAGCGTTTAGGTGTCACAATTATTGAGGCGGGATTCCCTGCCTCATCTCCAGGTGACTTGGAGGCGGTATCGTTAATCGCAAAAACGGTGAAGAATTCAATCGTCACAGGTTTAGCACGTGCTGTGAAAAGCGATATCGATGCAGTTTGGGAAGCAATTCGCCATGCTGAGCAGCCACATGTTCATACGTTTATCGCAACAAGCCCGATTCATATGGAATATAAGCTTAAGAAAAATCCAGATGAAGTAATTGAGCAAGCTGTCACTGCGGTAAAGTATGCAAAGGAAAAATTCTCACTTGTAGAATTTTCTGCAGAAGATGGTTTCCGTTCAGACAAAGAATTTTTAGTTCGTATTTGCCAGGAAGTTATTAAAGCTGGTGCAACAACGATTAATATTCCAGACACAGTTGGTTATGCATCACCGGAAGAATACGGCGCTTTATTCCGTTATTTACGTGAAAACGTGATCGGGGCAGAAAAAATAAAATTCTCTGCTCATTGTCATGACGATTTAGGAATGGCAGTTGCAAACTCATTGGCAGCCATCGAAAACGGTGCAGATCAAGTAGAATGTACGATTAACGGTCTAGGTGAACGTGCAGGAAATGCCGCATTAGAAGAAATCGGTGTTGCCCTACATATTCGTAAAGACTTCTACGGTGTTGAAACTGGCTTGAACTTAAAAGAAATAAAACGTACATCACAGATGGTAAGCCGTTTAACAAACGTAGTCATTCAACCGAACAAAGCTGTTGTCGGTAAAAATGCATTCGCACATGAATCGGGTATTCACCAGGATGGTGTACTGAAAAACCCTGAAACATATGAAATCATTTCACCGGCACTGATCGGCGAAGACGATATTCCGTTAGTTTTAGGAAAACACTCAGGCCGCGCAGCATTCCGTGACCGTGCCGAAACAATGGGCTTCCAGCTGTCGGATGAAAAACTGAACAAAGCTTTCGCTGAGTTCAAAAAATTAGCGGACCGCAAAAAAGAAGTAACAGAAGAAGATTTAACAACGATTTTAACTGAGCAGCAAGTTTCAATAGAAGATGTTCCGTTATTTGAACTTAAATCGGTTCAAGTTCAATACGGTACAGAAAATATTCCAACAGCTACTGCATCAGTTATGACACCTGATGGCGAGTTGAAAACAATCGCCTCAACAGGATCAGGTTCAGTCGAAGCCATTTTTAATACACTTGAACAGCTTGTTGGAGGTAAAGTCAATATTTTGGACTACCGAGTACAATCAGTCGGTAAAGGACGCGATGCACTTGGAGAAGCGGTCATTAATTTAAAATATAACGGCTATACATCAACAGGACGTGACTCAGCACAAGATGTGCTGGAAGCAAGCGCAAAAGCGTATTTAAATGCAGTAAACAGACAATTGATCCAGCAGCAAGTACGCGATAAACAAGAAGTTACGGTTTAA
- the ilvC gene encoding ketol-acid reductoisomerase, which translates to MSKMYYENEINEQVLQGKKIAIIGYGSQGHAHALNLKESGFDVVVGIRPGKSYDAAKEDGVEVKSVAEAAAEADVIQILLPDERQKAVYEAEIAPHLTPGKALMFAHGFNVHFGQIQPPADVDVFLVAPKGPGHLVRRQFTEGAGVPGLFAIHQDATGQARDLALAYGKGIGSARGGLLETTFAEETVTDLFGEQAVLCGGTTELVKAGFETLVEAGYQPELAYFETLHELKLIVDLMFEGGMATMRYSISDTAEWGDYVSGPRIIDASVKARMKDVLTDIQDGTFAKRWIAENENGRPEYTKFKEAGANHQIEEVGEKLRAMMPFINQGKQKVTVK; encoded by the coding sequence ATGTCAAAAATGTATTATGAAAACGAAATTAACGAGCAAGTATTACAAGGTAAAAAAATCGCGATTATCGGTTATGGTTCACAAGGCCATGCTCATGCGCTTAACTTAAAAGAATCAGGTTTTGATGTAGTAGTAGGTATCCGTCCAGGTAAATCATATGATGCAGCAAAAGAAGATGGCGTAGAAGTTAAATCAGTAGCAGAAGCTGCTGCAGAAGCGGATGTAATCCAAATCTTACTTCCGGATGAGCGTCAAAAAGCAGTATACGAAGCTGAAATCGCACCACATTTAACACCAGGTAAAGCGTTAATGTTCGCACACGGTTTCAACGTACACTTTGGTCAAATTCAACCACCAGCAGATGTAGACGTATTCCTAGTAGCTCCAAAAGGCCCAGGTCACTTAGTACGTCGTCAATTCACTGAAGGCGCTGGCGTACCAGGATTATTCGCAATCCACCAAGATGCGACAGGTCAAGCTCGTGATTTAGCTCTTGCATACGGTAAAGGAATCGGTTCAGCACGTGGCGGATTACTTGAAACAACATTTGCTGAAGAAACAGTTACTGACTTATTCGGTGAGCAAGCAGTACTTTGCGGTGGTACAACTGAACTTGTTAAAGCAGGTTTCGAAACATTAGTTGAAGCAGGTTACCAACCAGAATTAGCTTACTTTGAAACATTACACGAACTTAAATTAATCGTTGACTTAATGTTTGAAGGCGGTATGGCAACAATGCGCTACTCAATTTCTGATACTGCAGAGTGGGGCGATTATGTTTCAGGTCCACGTATTATCGACGCATCAGTAAAAGCTCGTATGAAAGATGTATTAACTGATATCCAAGACGGTACATTTGCGAAACGCTGGATCGCTGAAAACGAAAACGGTCGTCCTGAATATACAAAATTCAAAGAAGCTGGCGCAAACCACCAAATCGAAGAAGTTGGCGAAAAATTACGTGCTATGATGCCATTCATCAACCAAGGAAAACAAAAGGTAACAGTGAAATAA
- the ilvN gene encoding acetolactate synthase small subunit, with amino-acid sequence MKRVLTVTVINQSGVLNRVTGLLMKRQFNIESITVGHTEQPNFSKMTFIVHVEDENKIEQLIKQLSKQIDVLKVNDITEKAIVLRELALIKVVSPPNLRLEMNAIVEPFRPQVVDTSKNVVTYEVVGHPEKIDAFIELLRPYGIKELTRTGATAAIREAQKIESPQLSILK; translated from the coding sequence ATGAAGCGAGTGCTGACAGTAACAGTAATTAACCAAAGCGGCGTATTGAACCGAGTGACTGGCTTATTAATGAAACGTCAATTCAATATTGAATCGATTACAGTAGGTCATACGGAGCAGCCGAATTTTTCGAAAATGACGTTTATCGTCCATGTGGAAGATGAGAATAAAATCGAACAATTAATCAAACAGCTTTCGAAACAAATTGATGTATTAAAAGTAAACGATATTACTGAAAAAGCAATCGTTCTTCGTGAGCTGGCGCTTATTAAAGTAGTTTCACCGCCAAACTTGCGCCTGGAAATGAATGCAATCGTTGAGCCATTCCGTCCGCAAGTTGTCGATACATCAAAAAATGTCGTGACATATGAAGTAGTTGGTCACCCGGAAAAAATCGATGCATTTATCGAGTTACTTCGTCCATATGGCATTAAAGAGTTAACACGTACAGGTGCAACAGCAGCTATCCGTGAAGCACAAAAAATCGAAAGCCCGCAATTATCGATTTTAAAATAA
- the ilvB gene encoding biosynthetic-type acetolactate synthase large subunit has product MSANVSVNQEIEKPEEQQVTKPRDGADILVQALHEQDVDIIFGYPGGAVLQIYDALYRNPIRHILTRHEQGAIHAAEGYARVMNKPGVVIATSGPGATNLVTGIADAMIDSIPLVIFTGQVATSVIGTDAFQEADIMGITTPITKHNYQVQDVADIPRIVKEAFHIANTGRKGPVVIDFPKNISQTVFLDEIKAPEDIYLPGYQPTTKPNYLQIQKAIQALSLARKPLVLAGAGVLFADAREQLTEFIEKYNLPVINTLLGLGSIHGQHKQFYGMAGMHGYATANDAITKCDLLINIGARFDDRLTGNLATFAPNATIIHIDIDPAEIGKNVPTDIPIVADAKEALFALLKKDFQGPDTTEWIHYLNDSRDKYPLWYEEDGEEVLPQQAIEILHKLTDGEAIITTDVGQHQMWAAQYYHLNNPHNWVTSGGLGTMGFGFPAAIGAQFAKPEKKVISIVGDAGFQMTNQELALLKEFNLPVKVVILNNSCLGMVRQWQETFYDERYSQSLMPIQPDFVKLADAYGIKGYRIDNLSEAEAIFDEAINSDEPVVIDCRVKQLVSVFPMVAPGKGLHEMIGVKKP; this is encoded by the coding sequence ATGAGTGCAAACGTTTCAGTAAATCAAGAAATCGAAAAGCCCGAAGAACAACAAGTAACAAAACCGAGAGACGGTGCGGATATTTTAGTGCAGGCACTGCATGAACAAGATGTTGATATTATTTTCGGTTATCCGGGTGGGGCAGTATTACAAATTTATGATGCTCTTTACCGTAATCCGATTCGTCACATTCTGACACGCCACGAACAAGGTGCGATCCATGCGGCAGAAGGATATGCACGTGTTATGAATAAACCGGGTGTAGTAATTGCAACATCAGGACCGGGAGCGACAAACCTCGTAACAGGTATTGCCGATGCGATGATCGACTCGATTCCGTTAGTTATTTTTACAGGGCAGGTTGCGACATCCGTAATCGGTACAGATGCTTTTCAGGAAGCGGACATTATGGGGATTACAACACCGATCACAAAACATAACTATCAGGTGCAGGACGTAGCGGATATCCCTCGTATCGTAAAAGAGGCATTCCATATTGCCAATACAGGACGTAAAGGACCGGTTGTCATTGACTTCCCGAAAAATATCTCACAAACAGTATTCCTGGATGAAATTAAAGCTCCGGAAGATATTTATTTACCGGGTTATCAGCCGACAACAAAACCGAATTATCTTCAAATCCAAAAGGCAATTCAAGCATTAAGTTTAGCTAGAAAACCTTTAGTGCTGGCAGGTGCCGGAGTATTATTCGCAGATGCACGCGAACAATTGACAGAATTTATTGAAAAATATAATTTACCGGTTATTAATACACTGCTTGGTTTAGGCAGCATTCACGGACAGCATAAACAATTCTACGGAATGGCTGGGATGCATGGATATGCAACTGCGAATGACGCGATTACAAAATGCGACTTATTAATCAATATCGGTGCACGCTTTGATGACCGATTAACAGGAAATTTAGCAACATTTGCACCGAACGCTACGATCATCCATATCGATATCGACCCGGCAGAAATCGGAAAAAATGTACCAACTGATATTCCGATTGTTGCGGATGCAAAAGAAGCATTATTTGCACTGTTGAAAAAAGACTTCCAAGGACCGGATACGACAGAATGGATCCATTACTTAAATGATAGCCGTGATAAATATCCGCTTTGGTATGAAGAAGATGGAGAAGAAGTATTACCGCAGCAAGCAATTGAGATCCTTCATAAATTGACGGACGGAGAAGCGATTATCACAACGGATGTTGGACAGCATCAAATGTGGGCAGCCCAATACTATCATTTAAATAATCCGCATAACTGGGTAACATCAGGCGGTTTAGGAACGATGGGCTTCGGTTTCCCGGCAGCGATTGGTGCACAGTTTGCGAAACCGGAGAAGAAAGTTATTTCGATTGTAGGAGATGCAGGTTTCCAAATGACAAACCAAGAGCTTGCATTACTAAAAGAGTTTAACTTACCAGTAAAAGTAGTAATCCTTAACAACAGCTGTTTAGGAATGGTACGTCAATGGCAGGAAACATTCTATGATGAGCGTTATTCACAGAGCTTAATGCCTATCCAGCCGGACTTCGTAAAACTTGCCGATGCATATGGCATTAAAGGCTACCGCATTGACAATTTATCAGAAGCAGAAGCAATCTTTGATGAAGCGATCAATTCTGATGAACCGGTTGTTATTGACTGCCGAGTGAAGCAACTTGTGAGCGTATTCCCAATGGTTGCGCCTGGTAAAGGATTACATGAAATGATTGGAGTGAAGAAGCCATGA
- the ilvD gene encoding dihydroxy-acid dehydratase: MRSDMIKMGVDRAPHRSLLYATGKVKARDLEKPFIGVCNSYIDIIPGHVHLREFADVVKEAIIEAGGIPFEFNTIGVDDGIAMGHIGMRYSLPSREIIADSAETVINAHWFDGVFYIPNCDKITPGMLMAAVRTNVPSVFVSGGPMEAGTSSSGKTLSLTSVFEGVGAHKAGTMTAEELLDIENNACPTCGSCSGMFTANSMNCLMEMLGLALPGNGTIVATSEKRKELIYEAAKHLVRMIKEDVKPRDIVTKEAIDDAFALDMAMGGSTNTVLHTLAIANEAEIDYNIEDINKVAERVPYIAKIMPASDISMNDIAKAGGVQAIINELTKIPGAIHPDRPTIAGVSMRELVKDYEITNDRVIRTKDNPYSAVGGLSVLFGNIAPEGSVIKVGAVDPSIKTFTGEAIVFDSQEEAQQAIDDGRVREGHVVVIRYEGPKGGPGMPEMLAPTSAIQGRGLGTKVALITDGRFSGASRGISIGHISPEAAEGGPIALVENGDTIIIDLPSRTINLQVSDELLAERRQNLKPFEPKIKRGWLARYSALVTNASQGGVMKI, encoded by the coding sequence ATGAGAAGTGACATGATTAAAATGGGAGTCGACCGAGCTCCACACCGTAGTCTTTTATACGCTACAGGTAAAGTAAAGGCGAGAGATTTAGAAAAGCCATTTATCGGTGTATGTAATTCTTATATTGATATTATTCCAGGCCATGTCCATTTGCGAGAATTCGCGGACGTAGTAAAAGAGGCCATTATTGAAGCAGGCGGAATTCCATTTGAATTCAATACAATAGGAGTCGATGACGGAATTGCAATGGGTCATATCGGGATGCGCTATTCATTGCCATCACGTGAAATTATTGCCGATTCAGCTGAAACGGTAATTAACGCACACTGGTTTGACGGAGTGTTCTACATACCAAACTGTGACAAAATTACACCCGGTATGTTAATGGCAGCTGTTCGTACTAATGTACCTTCAGTATTCGTATCAGGAGGACCAATGGAAGCGGGTACTTCTTCTTCAGGTAAAACATTATCATTAACGAGTGTTTTTGAAGGGGTCGGTGCACATAAAGCAGGTACGATGACAGCTGAAGAGCTCCTTGATATCGAGAACAATGCATGTCCAACATGCGGGTCTTGTTCGGGAATGTTCACAGCTAACTCAATGAACTGTTTGATGGAAATGCTAGGCTTAGCATTACCGGGTAACGGTACAATCGTTGCAACAAGCGAAAAACGTAAAGAATTAATTTACGAAGCAGCGAAACATTTAGTACGCATGATTAAAGAAGATGTAAAACCACGTGACATTGTTACAAAAGAAGCGATTGATGATGCATTTGCTCTTGATATGGCAATGGGCGGATCTACAAATACAGTGCTTCATACACTGGCAATCGCCAATGAAGCAGAAATTGACTACAACATTGAAGACATTAATAAAGTAGCAGAACGTGTTCCTTACATTGCAAAAATTATGCCGGCATCGGACATCTCGATGAATGACATTGCAAAAGCTGGCGGTGTTCAGGCGATTATTAATGAATTAACAAAAATTCCAGGGGCAATTCACCCTGACAGACCTACAATCGCAGGTGTTTCTATGCGAGAGCTTGTGAAAGATTATGAAATTACTAATGATCGTGTCATTCGCACAAAGGATAATCCATATAGTGCTGTAGGAGGACTTTCCGTATTATTCGGAAATATTGCCCCTGAAGGCTCGGTAATTAAAGTAGGAGCGGTTGATCCTTCGATTAAAACATTCACAGGCGAAGCGATTGTATTCGACTCACAGGAAGAAGCACAGCAGGCAATTGATGACGGCCGAGTACGAGAAGGACATGTAGTTGTCATTCGTTATGAAGGTCCAAAAGGCGGTCCGGGTATGCCGGAAATGCTGGCACCTACTTCTGCTATCCAAGGGCGTGGGCTAGGAACGAAAGTCGCACTCATTACAGATGGCCGTTTCTCAGGTGCATCACGCGGTATTTCAATCGGCCATATTTCTCCTGAAGCTGCTGAAGGCGGGCCGATCGCACTAGTCGAAAATGGCGATACAATTATTATTGATTTGCCAAGCAGAACAATCAATTTACAAGTTTCCGACGAACTTCTTGCAGAGCGTCGTCAAAACCTAAAACCATTTGAACCAAAAATTAAGCGCGGCTGGTTGGCACGTTACTCTGCTTTAGTAACAAATGCTTCCCAGGGCGGCGTAATGAAAATATAA
- a CDS encoding cysteine hydrolase family protein: MKKALIVIDYTYDFVADDGKLTCDKPGQAIEKNISTLIEQFIEQNDVIVFANDLHVENDPYHPESKLFPPHNIVGTKGRERYGSVKELYETYQDRVISFDKTRYSAFAGTNLDILLRERNVEEVILVGVCTDICILHTAVDSYNLGYKITIPEHAVASFNEIGHKWALGHLKSCLGASII, translated from the coding sequence ATGAAAAAAGCTTTAATCGTAATTGATTACACGTATGATTTTGTAGCGGATGATGGAAAATTAACTTGCGATAAACCGGGACAGGCAATAGAAAAAAATATTAGTACTTTAATAGAACAGTTTATTGAACAAAATGATGTAATCGTATTCGCTAACGATTTACATGTGGAAAACGATCCATATCATCCTGAATCAAAATTATTTCCGCCCCATAATATTGTAGGAACTAAAGGCCGTGAACGTTATGGTTCAGTAAAAGAGCTATATGAAACTTATCAGGATCGTGTTATTTCATTTGATAAAACCCGATATAGCGCTTTTGCAGGTACAAATTTGGATATTTTACTTCGTGAACGCAATGTGGAAGAAGTTATACTTGTTGGAGTATGTACTGATATTTGCATTTTGCATACCGCGGTGGACAGCTATAATTTAGGCTATAAAATTACAATTCCAGAACATGCCGTTGCAAGTTTTAATGAAATCGGTCATAAATGGGCACTTGGTCATTTAAAATCATGTTTAGGTGCATCAATTATATAA
- a CDS encoding GlsB/YeaQ/YmgE family stress response membrane protein, which translates to MMSFIWFLIIGGILGWLAGVILGKDVPGGIIGNIIAGIVGSWIGSMILGNWGWKVSDFYVFPALIGAIVLIFIVSFIMRSMHKAT; encoded by the coding sequence ATGATGAGTTTCATTTGGTTTTTAATTATCGGAGGTATTCTAGGTTGGTTAGCGGGTGTCATTTTAGGTAAAGACGTACCGGGTGGTATTATCGGTAACATTATTGCAGGTATTGTCGGATCATGGATCGGTAGCATGATTTTAGGGAACTGGGGCTGGAAAGTTTCTGATTTCTATGTATTCCCCGCATTAATCGGTGCCATTGTTTTAATCTTTATCGTAAGCTTTATCATGCGCTCAATGCATAAAGCGACTTAA
- a CDS encoding lytic transglycosylase domain-containing protein: protein MAKSKKKNPLLSPKTKLLLIILLIPITLTVYIVAYFSWQQFRGWPFTDKTVYQQIQEQFDLEIPIEYIPVYVAAEQKYGVPWTLLAAHHRVETRFSTMKTLISPVGAEGHFQFMPCTFVGWQHPSCKDLGQGEIPDHDKTNPAIIKKYGGYGVDANGDGVADPFDIEDAVFSAAKFLSIAGVNDGQLKKAIFQYNHSDEYVEDILYYYKMYRDYGNQLKQFALNEDN, encoded by the coding sequence ATGGCAAAAAGCAAGAAAAAGAACCCTTTACTCTCCCCGAAAACTAAATTATTATTAATAATTTTGCTTATCCCCATCACTTTAACAGTTTATATTGTAGCTTATTTCAGCTGGCAGCAATTTCGTGGTTGGCCATTTACTGATAAAACAGTGTATCAGCAAATCCAGGAACAATTTGATTTGGAAATTCCAATTGAATATATCCCTGTCTATGTCGCAGCCGAACAAAAATACGGTGTCCCGTGGACGCTTTTGGCAGCGCATCACCGCGTAGAAACCCGTTTTTCCACAATGAAAACTCTTATTTCACCGGTTGGAGCAGAAGGCCATTTTCAGTTCATGCCTTGTACTTTTGTAGGCTGGCAACATCCTTCGTGCAAAGATTTAGGGCAGGGGGAAATTCCGGATCATGATAAAACGAATCCAGCAATTATAAAAAAATATGGCGGGTATGGGGTAGATGCAAATGGAGATGGTGTAGCTGATCCGTTTGATATTGAAGATGCCGTATTCAGCGCAGCCAAATTTTTATCCATTGCCGGTGTAAATGACGGGCAATTGAAAAAAGCGATTTTTCAATATAATCATAGTGATGAATATGTGGAAGACATTTTATACTACTATAAGATGTACCGAGATTACGGCAATCAGTTGAAACAATTTGCTCTTAACGAGGACAATTAA
- the mscL gene encoding large conductance mechanosensitive channel protein MscL, with translation MWKDFKEFAMKGNVIDLAVAVVIGAAFGKIVTSLVENIIMPLVGMLTGGIDLTNEWKFGSGEAQVALGVFVQSIIDFIIIAFAIFMALRLLTKLNRKKEAQVAEAPTPELDAKEELLKEIRDLLKNEQSK, from the coding sequence ATGTGGAAAGACTTTAAAGAATTTGCAATGAAGGGCAATGTTATCGATTTAGCGGTTGCAGTTGTTATTGGTGCAGCATTCGGTAAAATTGTTACATCATTGGTTGAAAATATTATTATGCCGCTTGTCGGTATGCTTACAGGCGGAATTGATCTGACAAACGAATGGAAGTTTGGATCGGGTGAAGCACAAGTTGCACTGGGCGTATTTGTTCAATCGATTATCGATTTCATTATTATCGCATTTGCTATTTTTATGGCTTTACGATTACTGACAAAACTAAATCGTAAAAAAGAAGCGCAAGTTGCGGAAGCACCGACACCGGAACTGGATGCTAAAGAAGAATTGTTAAAAGAAATTCGTGATTTATTAAAAAACGAGCAATCTAAATAA
- a CDS encoding methionine biosynthesis PLP-dependent protein, which yields MSQRSIETKLVQLGNLSDAKTGAINPPIYMSTAYQHTGIGESTGYDYTRTKNPTRTILEQGIADLENGDAGFACSSGMAAVQLVMSLFKPNDELIVPEDLYGGTYRLFKTFAENYNIKPVYNPFTNVEEVESLINENTKALFIETPTNPLMQEIDLVEYAALAKKHNLLLIVDNTFYTPFFQRPLELGAHIVLHSATKYIGGHNDVLAGLVVAKGSELCEKLAFYHNGIGMVLSPMDSWLLIRGLKTLHLRLKQHDANAKKVAEYLADEPLVTDVLYTGKGGMLSFRVKDSSMVNPFLKGIKLITFAESLGGVESFITYPATQTHADMPYEERVARGVCDRLLRFSVGIEEAEDLIADLKQVFDSLRGEFA from the coding sequence ATGTCACAACGTTCAATTGAAACAAAATTAGTACAGCTCGGAAATTTAAGTGATGCCAAAACAGGTGCGATCAATCCGCCGATCTATATGTCGACAGCTTATCAGCATACAGGCATTGGTGAATCGACAGGCTATGATTATACACGTACAAAAAATCCTACTCGTACAATCCTCGAACAAGGAATCGCAGACTTGGAAAACGGGGATGCTGGATTTGCCTGCAGTTCTGGAATGGCGGCAGTACAACTTGTCATGTCATTATTTAAACCGAACGATGAATTAATTGTTCCAGAAGATTTATATGGCGGAACATATCGTCTATTCAAAACATTTGCGGAAAACTATAATATTAAACCGGTTTATAATCCGTTTACTAATGTGGAAGAAGTTGAAAGTTTAATCAATGAAAATACGAAAGCATTGTTTATCGAAACTCCAACAAATCCGTTAATGCAGGAAATCGATCTTGTGGAATATGCGGCTTTGGCAAAAAAACACAACTTATTGCTAATTGTAGACAATACTTTCTACACTCCTTTTTTCCAGCGTCCTCTTGAATTAGGTGCACACATTGTTTTACATAGTGCAACAAAATATATTGGCGGACATAATGATGTATTGGCGGGTCTAGTCGTTGCAAAAGGTTCTGAATTATGTGAGAAGTTAGCATTCTATCATAACGGCATTGGGATGGTGCTTTCACCGATGGATTCATGGCTGCTGATTCGCGGGCTGAAAACATTGCATTTACGATTAAAGCAGCATGATGCAAATGCAAAAAAAGTGGCGGAATACTTGGCTGATGAACCTCTTGTGACAGATGTACTGTATACAGGAAAAGGTGGTATGCTGTCTTTCCGTGTGAAAGATTCGTCAATGGTCAACCCATTTTTAAAAGGTATCAAACTGATCACATTTGCAGAAAGTCTTGGCGGCGTGGAGAGCTTTATTACTTACCCTGCTACTCAAACACATGCCGATATGCCATATGAGGAACGTGTTGCACGAGGTGTTTGTGACCGATTACTTCGTTTCTCAGTAGGTATTGAAGAAGCAGAAGATTTAATCGCAGACTTAAAACAAGTTTTCGATTCGTTACGAGGTGAATTTGCATGA